ctatgtttacgtgaatactccaCATGAcgatcattttgacattattgtgtgTCTGTATGACCATTCAAGCGCAATAAGACACTGAATTTGCGATCGCATGCTGTACACAAGGCCAATTCacaattcgttttttttattattattattagtgtgttACCACTGTCGGCGTCTGTTGGCGTTGGTCAGGGTTGTTATCACTCAACTGAACAtgctcaatcagtgtttgtCTGTGTCTGTTGGGGCAGTGTGAACATGATTCTAAATCCAATGACCAACTTGTTTGTTGGCATTTGTCTGTgtggtgtgaattggccttaagaGAGGCAGCTTTCTGATTGAATGCTTCAGCTGTGTCAGTCAGCACGAGCACCAACTacattgagttctttttcacagCTTATTGCGCTCAACATCAAGCATATCAGCATCAAGGTACagcgcctaaacaaaatctcacaGGAACCTGTTTTTGTGATGTCAACTTCAGATTTGAgacacaacttggttagacatgTGGCTTTGAGATTATAGCAGTTTTAAAGTCCacattattttctattttctattttaatcagCTGAGTGTCTTCCTTAAAAAGACCAAGCTTTTAAATCATTCATGAAGTCTGTAACCTGTTTTTATCACTTTGTCAACAGAAAAAAGGCAGCTGAAGAATCTTTGATAAGAAATGGAGAGCATCTTTAACATGTCATACTGCAGCATGCCATAAAACAGGTTTGTCATTCTACAACACAGACAATGACTCAAATGAAATCTATGGTCACAAATAGCAAACTCActctgtttctttctttttgtttccCTCTTCAAACAGTACAATCAACGCATAAAGCACTTATACGTCCAATAAAATCAACTTTTCAACATGACACTTAACTCGCACTTAAAGGTGCATGAATATATTCATATGTTATTGGTGTATATTTGTAGGTATTAAAGTAGCTCTGCATGCAGCATTCAACATTTAAACGAAAACTATTGGATATGAAACACATGAAGTTTGCAGCACTTTTAGATGATTTCAAAATGGTTTGAGTTGGTGTTCCTGCAGGGGGGCATGtatatcatattaaacatgcaTTGACTAGTTTCTGAAACATGCCAGGTATTTCAGTGCTGTTTTTCTGCTGTTATATTTAGCTCAGGCCTGACTGGTGAGTTTCATTGACTGAAAGCTGTTTAGTTTCATGGACTGGTGAGCCACAGATGAGTATCTCTTTCAAACATTTATGTAAAACAGTTACAGCTCTGCGTTGAACCCTTCTTGTACAGTATTTTATAATAaagatttttgttgtttatataaTTATGACTGCCTCTGTTTCTCAGTCATATTTCAGGCAAACTGAAAGATTGATTCAATGCActtcaacaatatttttttgcattgtttcCACATGAAATAAAAGATCTTTCCATTTGACATTTTACATCTTTAATAGTGTGAATTAATTTTCACATTTCGTTTGctatatttagtttgtttccaTCTGTTATCAATACGCATGCAATAATAAACATCAAGTTTATGCTCAGTTTTATACTTGGTAGGATTATAAATTACAATGGTTGCCCCATACATTTCAATAAAGTGCACTTTTGTGTAAGTTTTGGGTTTTACAAAAGcccaaattatattattattactattgtgGTTATTCTTTTTAAACCACTGTTAAAAGGTTTTGCTATAGTGATAGTAATTTCTTTAATTGTTTTGATTAGGGACTGGATATTTGTATAATAGTAGTTATCGATACACATGGATGGAcaacattgtttgtttttaataaatattactttaatacaaaaaaaataaccaaaaactGTTACAAAGAAATTTAAAAGATGTTGTATTGCTGTTTAGAAACCACACAAACCTTGAACTCTGAGCAATGGGAAATATAACATGATCTGATGAGttacagcaaaataaagtcagaaagaTCTTATTTACACTTTACTTCCTTTATCTGGATGGTTTTATCACCATTGAACCTCATTTACACCTTGCTGCTCTTTAATGCATCTGTTTTTACAGTTCATaattaataaactttattaatttattgttgtaatatatttcatgttttgttctacaGTCATTTATGTAACAGGtaagtggttttttttttttttttatgcttccAGACTGAAGGTAAGTTATCTGCTCACTGACCTTCATTAAACAGCTGATCACTTACTAAGATCTGGCATAAAGTATTTATACCTGAAATTAATTTACTGTATGTATAGCTAtaggtttaaataaaaaaatatatatatatatatatatattttttttttttatggatataCAGTATACTTCATGACTATCGTTGCATTGTTCACATGACTCATGGATCTTGTGACAGTTCAGACATGACCCACATGCTGCAAAGCTTGCAGAGGAGATAAAACTGAAACAACCAGTATTACTAGTTATACTGCATCACAGAAAGCCCCGATAACCCTTTTGACTAAGTATTGTATTCACACAGCAAAAGAAAATATTGCACAATTAATTTTTCTCAAATCCTGcagtattaatatattttccatTAAGATAAATGAGTCAAATTTTAACCCGCATTACAAACCTTCAACAGGAAGTTACATTTTGGCTATTTACAACTCTAAAATTAAAGCCCTCGTGTTACTTAACCTCAGAGTGCAAATGGCAAACACAATCAGTAATTGTTGTAAACAGCACTTGTAAAAGTAAGAAAAAGACTGGTGTAACACGTGTACGCTCCAGTTGAAGACAGCTAGCATGACTTTAACAGTTGTCAATGTTCACAAAGTAGTAAAATATTGACACTTCACAGTATGTAGTAACTAAGCTAATCATTTTACAGATCAGCATCGTAAGGTCTTCCAGTGTAGGAAGTGTTGACAGATCCCCTGTCCCGGGTTTTGGCTCTTGGGAAGTCCAGGTCGTCATCCAGTGACTTCTGCGAGTAAGGTACGCTGCTTCTACTGCTGATGCTTCTCGGTATGTTGACCCTCGGCAGAGGCGTCGGTCTGTCCACCGGCCTGGTCGTCTGCCTTTCTGTTTTGGCTTGAGGCTTTTCTCCGCGGTTCCGTCCACCGCAGCAGGAGCAGATCCCGATGAACATCACTAAACCACCGAGGACCTCCATGATGCCTCCGATGTAGCCCAAAACGATGCAGTATCCTACACGAATGTCATCCGGTCTCAGTGGGTCTCTTTTGACCGAGGTGGAGTTGAGGCTGTTGAGCAGATTAGTGTACCAAGCAATGGGAATAATGGTCAGGACTCCGGAGCAGAAGATGAGGAGGCCACCCAGAGAAGCCAGGATCCACCTTGGTCTGTCCTTCCAGCATCTGACTCCAGGTGTTGCCACCACCAGGCCAAGTATGGTCACGATCAAAGACGCAACCATCATTCCTTGAGCGATCGGAATAATCTGATTGTCAAAGTACGTTTTGTCATTGGTACGCTGGTTGCACAGTTGCGATCTAGATGTTGTGGAGGTCCTGCAGATGTCCCAGATTCCTTGTTCCACCACCAGATCCACAGCTTCGCCTGCCAGGTTGTTGATTGTGCGCCAGTTGGGCGCAACTGTGCTGGTCAGGTCTAGGATCCATCCACAGGGTGCCAGGACCATGCCGAATATCAAGATCCCCGGAGTGCGCATGGTTGAAGGTTGGTCTGCTGTCCCCGTCTAAAGCGAGTCAAGTGTGTCTGGTGCTTAAGAAGAAACATACTGAAACCTGGAGGAGGTGGATCCGTCTGATTAGCATCTGATGGGTGTGGTGTTGAATGCCTCAGACAAAACTGGTTTTTACTGCATGCCATGTTTCAGCCAATACCTGGAATACCAGCATGCAAGAGCTAGGGGATAAATAGGGTAGactggggcaagttgtcacagaGAAAAGCTATTTACAGTGGTTATACCTGAGTACCAGTGAGGTTTCAAGTCAAAAGGTTATCTGCATAAATGTTTGTTCGGTCTAGCAGGTCGTCTGTGTTGGTTTTAGTCACCTAGTTCAAAATTGTCTTAAAATAGATGTTTTCACACATGTTTCACCTTTTATCCACATTCATACCTTCTCATTATTGCTGTTTTACATGCTGTAAATTTATACAgttcattaattaatttctgttagccaaataattgtttaatatttatgcattaaatacattttgtccagtttttttctgtttcatgaTGGGGTTTGTTTAACAACTgctttacagtgttttttttttttttttttttttttttttttttttttttggtcatgcaGAGGTGAATgacttttaatataaattatacttataataatgaacatattatggaagcccatttctgccacatagcATTATCTTATGCAGTGAAATAGCCTGTTTTTGTTGTGATTTACAAAAAcctaagtcatatttatgagatggAAAGTTTAAATTAAGACATACTAAGTTGAAATTgacttatttataataattgacattaaaaagttgtAAGTCAATTTCGACTCATTTCTACTTTTTAAACTTAAGTAtgccataatttcaactttatctCATAAATGACTTAACTTAATACTAAGTTAATGacttaatgtattaataattataaatttttatgacttagtatgtggCAAAATAGGCTTCcataaaatatcacatttgaAAATAGCTTATTAATGGAAATACAAGAATGATATTTATTAGTAGCACACCTGAAGTTGTACTTGACATTGTTCAAAATGTGCACTTTTTAGcttcataatttattaatttattacattcaTGTAGCCTTCATATAAACAGCCTTCAACAATTTGCATTAAAATTGATGGATGGAAGTCAATTACAACATTACTgtgcaaaagaaaagaaaaaaccttccacaaaacattttacatattcTTCCAACAGAGACATACACTTCTGTCCCATGTGCAGTGGTTGTGCAAAGATTAGCTTACTTCAGAAGAATGTTTGCTTTTTGTAGTTGGTTAAACTTAAGTGGTTCCTGATAAGTTACTGTATTTACACATTAGAGCTCAGTGTGCTACAAAAAGACATTGAAGGTACTGCCAACAAAATTATAAGGACTTTACATTATAAAGTGCCAAGTATAAAATCAAACTAATGGTGTTAGTGCTCCTCAATATAACCTCAAAACCTCACTACCTTAACAAGCAgaaaatgtaggcctataataGTTACTATGATTTCTGCCAAAATACCATAGCTGAGTAATTAATATGACCTTAAAATACACTGATAACATCAATGATAATACAGGTGGTAAAACAGATGGTCACATTATGAATTATTGTTAATCAAAAAAGGCCTTtccatgcacaaacacacttaaCATAATGTTCAACGTGAACTAAAAACctaaaatgtaacaaaacataactggcaataaaaataaaaactatttaaacattggGCCACTTCCTTTTACAGGAAATTTTGACTTGTGACTTGAGTTTTACTAGAAAATCATTATAAGCTATTTTACAATGCCATTGTAAAATACAGCCTAAGGCATTTAcgagattttttgtttttcacaatATTGTCCTGTTATGTGTAATATAacttttcacaatataactggGCATTAAACAGCACTCAAAAAACGAAATGAAACGTTGACATTGGAAAGACTGATTTGATCAATCTGGTTGATAAACTACGGAATTTTCACGCGGAAACGATGGTTACCACGGTGATTTTTGTAAGCATCTTGCGTTCACAAGGTTAAAAGTTTGTATTTTACAAATCTGAGTCGTAAGGTGCTTTATACGCCGTGTTCACTGGTCTGTCCTGTTGCGTCTTCGCTCGTGTGAAGTCCATCTCACTTTGTTTGGAGTAATACGGGACACTACTGGCGCTGCTCGCGCTGCTCACGCTGATTACACTGGGCACTATGACTCTGTGTGGTGGAGATAGATCGCGCGCGGACTTCACCGCATTTGTTCTCGGCCTTTGATCGCGCTTTCGACCGTCACAGCACCGACACAACCCGATGGACATCACCAAACCTCCGAGCACCTCCATGATCCCACCGATGAAGCCCAGAACCAGGCAGTATCCTACACGAATATCGGTGGATGTGGAGAAGATGGAGGTCATGATGTGAGTGTACCACGCCACTGGTATGATGGTGAGGACCCCTGAGATGAAGATGAGAAGACCACCGATCCCAGCGACAGTCCACTGTGGGTTATCAGTCCAGCATCTGACTCCGGCTGATGCCACGCCGATGGCAATGACATTGAGAATGAGTGACGCCAGCATCAATCCTCGCGCGATCTGGATGATCTGAGCGCTGAAGTACTGCGTGTCCTGTTGGTTGCAAAGAATATCCCGGGATGATGTGAAAGTCCTGCAGATGTCCCATAATCCTTGCTGGAGGACCAGATCGGAGGATTCTCCAGGGATGTTGTTAATCGTGCGCCAGCCTGGTGCCACGGTGCTGGTCAGCTCCAGAATCCACCCGCAAGGTGCGAGCACCATCCCGAAAATAAAAATTCCAGGAGTTCGCATGGTAGATTTGGGAgattacacacaaacacacaaaaaagcccAGCTGGGAATGAATCACTTTGTTTCCAGTGTTTAAAAAGTAGAAGAGCAGCAGAAACTTCTAGTGGGAGGATCCCATAAAATCTGGTCACGTGACTGTCGGTCTAGTCAACATCAAACCTGCTCTAAGTTTCGACAGTCTGTTCTGGGCACACCTGTAAGGCCCCGCCCACTTGCCATTACGTCACATGCGATACGAAAAATTGTAGGGGAGACTTTGGTGCTGATGATGGTGGTCATTTCGAATAAATGATTTGTTAATAAAGTTATACAGTTGGTAGATACTAATTGGAATAGGCTATATTGTCGATTTCTTAATTTTATATGGTAGCCTATATTTTTGTAacgtattttgttttttttttttttttttttttaatgcacaatCTTTAAACGATTCATCTCTAGGTACTCTGCTTTCCTCTTATATgcttgattttctgtttatttccatttctcatttgtcatttatttgaacataAGACTATAGGAACTTTACTATAGAAAACTATAGCTTTAACTATCATATATTATTCTGAACTCTtcaatttaacaa
The DNA window shown above is from Ctenopharyngodon idella isolate HZGC_01 chromosome 10, HZGC01, whole genome shotgun sequence and carries:
- the cldn23.1 gene encoding claudin 23a, which codes for MRTPGILIFGMVLAPCGWILDLTSTVAPNWRTINNLAGEAVDLVVEQGIWDICRTSTTSRSQLCNQRTNDKTYFDNQIIPIAQGMMVASLIVTILGLVVATPGVRCWKDRPRWILASLGGLLIFCSGVLTIIPIAWYTNLLNSLNSTSVKRDPLRPDDIRVGYCIVLGYIGGIMEVLGGLVMFIGICSCCGGRNRGEKPQAKTERQTTRPVDRPTPLPRVNIPRSISSRSSVPYSQKSLDDDLDFPRAKTRDRGSVNTSYTGRPYDADL
- the cldn23.2 gene encoding claudin-23, with the protein product MRTPGIFIFGMVLAPCGWILELTSTVAPGWRTINNIPGESSDLVLQQGLWDICRTFTSSRDILCNQQDTQYFSAQIIQIARGLMLASLILNVIAIGVASAGVRCWTDNPQWTVAGIGGLLIFISGVLTIIPVAWYTHIMTSIFSTSTDIRVGYCLVLGFIGGIMEVLGGLVMSIGLCRCCDGRKRDQRPRTNAVKSARDLSPPHRVIVPSVISVSSASSASSVPYYSKQSEMDFTRAKTQQDRPVNTAYKAPYDSDL